Below is a genomic region from Deltaproteobacteria bacterium.
CCTACCTTTATCTCGGTAAATTTAGTCGATCTCATCCTCTCCTCCTTTTATTCTCCTTCAGTGACCTCATCGGCGATAAATGCCCTTACCTCTTTGAGTTCAGAGGAGACAAACTCCTCCTTGGTCCCCACCATGGCGATCTTCCCTCTATGTAAGAGGACCAAACGATCTGTCACCGCATAGGCGCTGTCCAGATCGTGGGTGACCACGATGGAGGTGACCTTTAATATCTTCTGGATCTCAACAATAAGGTGGTTTATCCTCTTGATATTGGCCGGATCAAGACCTGTGGTGGGTTCATCGTACAGGATGATCTCTGGATCGATGGCGATGGCCCTGGCCAGGGCCACCCTCTTCTTCATCCCCCCACTCAGCTCTGCAGGCATCTTGTCCTCCACCCCCTCCAAACCCACCAAGCGCAGTTTCTCTTTCACCATCCTCTGGATCTCTCCTTCGGGGAGACGGAAGTGCTCCCTGATAGGATAGGCCACGTTCTCCCCGGCACTGAGGGAATCAAAGAGGGCAGCACCTTGAAAGAGCATCCCCATTTTTCTCCTAATGGGGAGCAGCTCATGTTCCCTGAGGGGCACAATATCCCTCCCCTCGATGCATATTTCTCCTTGATTGGGCTTTTCCAAGCCAGTGATAAGCCTGAGCAGGACGCTCTTACCCGTGCCACTACCACCCAAGATGGTGATGGTCTCCCCCTTTTTTATCCCTAGCTTCAGTCCCTGCAAGACCTGGAGGTCGTCGTAGGATTTATAGATATCTTTGATTTCGATGATCGACCTTTTCATCTTCTAGAGTAACATAAATAACTTGGTCAAAAAGAAGTCAGACACCAAGACCATAATGGAGACCAAGACCACAGTAGTGGTGGTGGAGCGGCCAACCCCCTCGGTCCCCCCCTTGGTAACCATCCCCTGATAGCACCCGATGACCGCGATGATGAAGCCAAAGAAGAAGGCCTTACCCACCCCGCTGGCCATATCCTGTAAAGATATATTCTCCAAGATAGTGGTAAAATAGTAGTAGGAGTTGACCTGAAGCTCTAAGACACTGATAATGAGCCCCCCCAAGATACCCAAGATGTCGGCCACAATGGTGAGAAGGGGGAGGACCAATACCGTTGCGACCAATTTGGGGACCACCAGTTTCTTCACGGGATTGGCCCCCATAACCCGGATGGCATCGATCTGCTCGGTCACCTTCATGGAACCGATCTCAGCGGTAATACCTGAACCTACCCTCCCCCCCACCATGATGGCGGTGAAGACCGGCCCTATTTCCCTTACCATGGATATGGCCACCACCACCCCAATAAACCCTTTGGCCCCAAAACGGCTCAGGGCATAGGCGGTCTGCAGGGCCAAGACCATCCCCGCAAAGATGGCGATGACATTGACCACTGTCAAGGAACGAATGCCGATGTAATCCATCTCCTGCACGATAAGCCCTAGTTGGTAGGGTGGTCTAATCCCATAATAGACTGCCTGAAGGAGGAGGTGGGTAGCCCCACCCACATACATGAGGGCAGATCTCAATTGCTGCAGGATGAGATAGGCCAGTTCCTTCAATGGCGTCCCTTGGGTTGGAGGAAGTTGAGGCCAGCAAGAAATTGGCGGAACGTCTCCACCTTGCGGGGAAACACCTCAAGTGGTGACCAAAAGATCATGTCATAGACCAGGCCCTCACTTTTCACCACATAGATCTCAGCCTTTACCTCGGTCCCCTCCACCTGCCCCTCTAACACAGTTCTCAAGGCCTCTCTCCCGTTGACCTTCGCGGTGTCTTGGGCGATGATCTTCTTGCGCTCGAAGGCGATGAGCAGATGACGGGTGAGGTTGGGCAGGTCCAAATCCCTCTTCAATGGGCTCACATTTAACACGATGGTCGCCCCTTCCTGAGGATCCCAAAGGGCAAGATCTACCTCCTCCCAAGACAATAACATCCAACCGCCCTGGGGGAGGAGGAGTTCAAAATATCCCTGGGGATCGCGATATCTCCCCCCCTCCACCAAATTTAAGGTAGGAGCACAACTTAACCACCAGAGGGGAAAAAGGAGAAAGGAAATTACCAGATATTTGAAATATAGTTTGGACATTTTAAAATACCTTATAGGACTTCAAGGGTAAAGTCAACCACATCAGACTCGGCTCCCTCTTTTGGAGTTGAAAGCAACGAGGTTATATGGTAATTGTAGGTAGCCAAAGTTTGAGGAGAGGAGAAAAGATATGTTAGGAGTGAACAAGGTGATCTTGGTAGGGAATTTAGGGGCTGATCCTGAGGTCAGGTACTCCAGCACGGGGACTGCAGTTACCAGCTTCAGGATCGCCACCAGTGAAAACTGGACCAATAAGGAGGGAGAAAGGGAGACCAGAACCGAGTGGCATCGGGTGGTGGCCTTCGGAAAATTGGGGGAGATATGTGCGGAATATCTGAGTAAGGGGAGACAGGTATATGTGGAGGGGCGGCTCAGGTCCCGCTCATGGGAGGACAAAGAGGGCAACAAGAGGTGGGTAACAGAGGTGGCGGCCACCAACATGGTGATGTTGGGGGCAGCTGGGGAACAGATCAAGGGGATGGAGGGTGAACCCGTAGAGGAACCTCCAGAGTTAACCAAGGAAGAAGACGACATCCCCTTTTGAGATGAGTATGGACTCTGAAGGTATTTTAGGGCTTGCCTTCAGGGGGATTTGTCCCCCCTGAAACCCCATATAAGATAGGGTTCGAGGATTCTAGGATTCGAGGGTTCAAGGGTTTTATTTTTCACTAGAACCCTGGGCCCCTAGACCCCTTGAATCCTATGATTTAAATCCTTGAATCCTATATTTTACATAGGCGGAGGTGAACCCAAGCCCTTATTTTCGTTTGGGTTAAAAGATATACCGCCTCGCCCTGACGTTAAGAAGGAGACCTATTCCCATTAAATTGACAATGGCAGAAGAACCGCCATAGCTTAAAAAGGGCAGGGGCAGACCTACTACAGGCATAATCCCCAAGACCATGCCCACATTTATCACTACATGCCAAAATATCATGGCCGTTACCCCAAAGGCGAGGATGGCCCCATACCTATCCTTTGCCCTAACACTTATGTTGAGGCCCCAAAGGATCAGGGCTAAATAGAGGGCCAGGACCAGCCCACAGCCAACAAACCCCCACTCCTCTCCCACAACGGCGAAGATAAAATCCGTATGGTGCGCGGGAAGAAACTGGAGTTTACACTGGGTACCATGAAGATACCCCTTCCCCCATACTCCTCCAGAGCCGACAGCGATCTTGGACTGGATTATATGATAGCCTGCCCCTAAGGGATCCATATCGGGGTTTAAGAAGGTGAGGACCCTGGTGCGTTGATAATCCTTCAGCCCAGCCCAACAAAAAGGGGTGGCAATGATGACCACCATTAACAATATGATGAGGGATCGGAAGCGGATCTTGACGAACATGACTATGGAGAAAAAGATAAAGACCAAGACCAAGGCCGTCCCCAAATCAGGTTGCTTGGCGATCAGCAGGGTGGGCAGCAGGGTGATGACCGCCGGGATGAAGAGTTCCCTCAGTCGATACCCCTCTTTCCTCTCATAATGAGCAAAATGGCTGGCGAGGGCGAGGATGAGGGCAATCTTCATTAGCTCCGAGGGCTGAAGGGTGAAAAGTCCTATCCTTATCCACCGTTGGACCCCCCCCACCACCATCGCATAGATGAGCACACAGACTATGGCCAGAAGGGCCAAGATGTAAATGTGATAAGCAAACTCTTTATAATAGCGGTAGTCAACCAAAAATACCAGCAGGCCAAGAAATACCCCTATCCCCAACCAACAAAGCTGCCTCTGATAGAAGAGGAATTCCCCTCCAGGTAGGTTGATGGTGGCACTGTAGAGGTTGATGATCCCTATCGTCATCAGGGCAAGGGTCAGGGTGATCAGCTTACCATCCAGTTGACCCCACAGCCTCCTGACGATCATTTTTCCCTTCGTTTAAGATATAGATATCTCCTTATCATCTCCCGGGCCAAGGGGGCGGCGGCAGAGCCCCCATGCCCTCCATGCTCGATCAACACCACCACCGCAATCTCAGGGTTATGGGCGGGGGCATAGGCCACAAACCATGCGTGATCTCGCGACTCATAGGGCATCTCCTCGGGCTTAGGCCTCCTCCCCCTCCCTCTGAGTTTGACCACCTGTGCGGTGCCCGTCTTCCCAGCTATCTCCACCCCAGCAAGGCGAGCAGCCCTACCCGTCCCATGATCGTCTTTGATTACGCCCACAAGTGCCTCCCTTATCTCATCCAAGGTCTCTGTGGAGACAGGAAGCCTTCCTATCTCCTGGGGTTGATAGTCCACCAGTTCCTTCTTGTCAATGTCCTCCACACGTTTTGCTATCTGCGGTTTGAGGAGGACCCCGCCGTTGGCAATGGAGCTGATGAGGTTGAGTAGTTGTAGGGGGGTTACCAAGATATAACTCTGACCTATGGCCATGGAAATGGTCTCTCCCGTATACCATTGCTCACCCAACCTCTCCCTCTTCCATTCCGCGCTGGGGATCAACCCCTTTTTCTCCCCCTTGAGGTCTATCTCCGTAAGCCTTCCGAGGCCGAAGCCCTTCGCATACCTGCTCAACTTCTCCACTCCCAATCTCTCCCCCACTTGATAGAAGAATATATCGCACGACTCCACTAATCCTCTATGGAGCTTCACCGCCCCATGCCCCCCTCTCCGCCAGCACTGGTACCCCCTCTTTCCCAGGTAATAGATGCCGGAACAATAAAGGGTAGTCTTGGGGGTTATCACCCCCTCCTCCAAACCTGCCGCTGCTGTCACTATCTTGAAGACAGAGCCGGGAGAATAAAGCCCCTGGATCCCCCTGTTTTGCAGGGGGTGTAAGGGGTGGGAGACCAGCTCTTCCCACTCCTCGACCGATATCCCCTCGGCAAAGAGGGCTGGTTGGAAGGAAGGACTGCTGCAAAAGGCCAATATCTCACCAGTTGTGGGGTCCATAGCGATAATGGCCCCTGCCTTTTCGTCCAAGAGCTTCTCCCCGTACCTCTGCAGATCCAGGTCTATTGTCAAGTACAGATTGTGTCCGGGAATAGGGAAGACCTCTTTTAGGACCCGTACCTCTTTCCCCACAGCATCAACCTCCACCTGTCTACCCCCATCGATCCCTCTCAGATGCCCCTCCCATTGCCATTCCACCCCGTATTTTCCCAGGCAGTCCCCCATCTTATAACCCTTTCTGCTTTTCAGCTCCTCCTTATCTATTTCCCCTACATAACCCAATATGTGGGCAGCCACTTCGCCATATGGATACGTCCTTATCGGCCTCATACTTACCTCTACCCCAGGAAGATCCAATCTATAAGTCTTCAAAAGGCTCAATTCCTTCCAAGAGATGTCTGTCTTGATCTTTACCAGTTGAAACGGGGGACGATCCCTATCCTTTATCTTGCGCTCTATCTCCACAGGGGGAAGGTGCAGAAATCGGGAGAGCTTCTTGGTCAACCCTTTCAGGTCGTCCACATCCTCAGGCATCACCATGGCATTAAAGGAGGTGTGATTATCTGCCAATATCCTTCCCTTCCTATCCATGATCATCCCCCGCACAGCGGGGATCTTCCTCAACCGTATCCTATTATTTTCAGAGAGTAGCCGGAGTTCCTGTTCCTTAACTATCTGAAGATACCAAAGCCTTACAAAGATGAAGAAGAAGATGATGACGACGACGAAGACAAAATACCTATGCCTCGGTCTAAATTCCTCTGGCTCCCGCCTTCTTAAGTCCATGGCGGAAAATACCCCCTTCTCCCCTCTCCCCGAGGGCGAATATCTTTGGAGTTATGATAAGGACGACAGGGGCAAAGAACCCTGTACAAAGAATTTGCAAAAGGAAAGAACGAAAGAGGGTGGGAAAGGGGATATGTATACCTCCTCCGATGAGCAAGACGACGGCCAACAGAAAACCATCGACTATCCCTCCAAGAAGTACCATCGCCATCTTGGATATCACGTTTGGGAAATAAAACCTTCCCGCTATCAATGTGGTAAGGAAAAAGACCACCGTCTTGGAGAGGGCATTCAGGCCGATAACTCCTCCCGCTAACACATCTTGCAGCACACCTAGAACGAAAGAGAAACCGCCTCCAAGGGAAAGGGAGTACTTAAGACCATAGACAATCACCACTATAAGGACCACATCGGGGCTGGGGAAACGGGTGGGGAGAAAACCCACGAGGGTGGTCTCCAACACCAACCACCCCACCCCAACAAAGAAAGGGAGTAGAACCCTGAACAAGGCCTTTACCCCTTACCTTCTCCTGCTGGCTTTAAGATTACCAGCACCTCTTCCAGGCGGGAGAAGTCAGCGCTGGGGTTGACCTCTACCTCTTGAAAGAGGCCATATTCTTTCTTTTCTACCCTCACCACCGTTCCCATGAACAGCCCTTTGGGGAAGATCCCACCGAGACCAGAGGTGACGATACGATCGCCGACCTGTATCTCATCCGTTCGAGAGACATACCTCAATTGACACCGAGGGCTACCCTCACCCTCCAAGATCCCCCTCGTTCTGGTCCGCTGTACCAGGGCATCCACTGAGGAATTTCGATCGATAATAAGCAAGATGATGGATGAACCCGTGGAGGTCCTGATCACCTGTCCAACCACCCCCTCCCAGATCACCACCGGCATCCCCTTTCGCACGCCGTCACGTCGCCCCTTGTTTATCACTATTGTCCTGAACCAAGCCGAGGGGGAGTAGGCGATGACCTCAGAGGGGATCATGGCAGCAGGGACCTGTTCCTTAAAGAGGAGGAGACGCCGCAAACGCCTGACAGCCTTGGCTGACTCCCTCAGCTCATCGTTCTCCCTCTGCAAGCGGTACACTTCACCCTGCAGACGAAGGTTTTCCTTTTTGAGGTCTACCAAAAGGATATAGCCTTGAAAGAGGTTAACCATGGAGTCGATGGTCCAATGAAAGGCTCGTTGACAGGGAGAGATAAATCTCAAGACTACGCTATGGAAGAGATCCCCCTCATAGCGCCCACTTATCTGAATGGAGATGAGGGATACAGCGCATACAATAAGAAGGATAATGACGAGAGTGCCACGACGTCTCCTGAGGTCCACCATCCTAATAATGGAGCGTCACCTCCCTCAGGAGATCCATATCATCCAATAGCTTACCCGATCCCATAACCACAGTACAGAGGGGATCGTCCACGATGGTTATGGGGAGGTTTATGACGTTGCGCAACAAGACATCTATATTTTTCAACAAGGCCCCGCCCCCGGTTAAAACTAACCCCTTATCGACGATATCAGAGGCCAGCTCCGGTGGAGTCCTCTCCAAGGTGATCCTTACCACATCCACGATGTCGTTCAGGGAGTCTGTAATGGCCTCCCTCACCTCCCCCACTGCCAGCTCCAAGGTCTTGGGAATACCTGAGACCAAATCCCTTCCTTTGATCTCCATTGTATCCGTGGCATCGTCGGTGGGGAAGGCATTTCCCAAATTGATCTTCACCAGTTCGGCAGTCCTCTCTCCAATGGAGAGATTATATTTCCTCTTCACATACTGAATGATGGCCTCATCCATCTTATCACCCCCCACCCGGATGGAATTGCTGGTGACGATTCCACCCAGGGAGATTACCGCCACCTCTGTGGTCCCTCCTCCTACATCCAAGATCATATTGCCCGAGGCCTCGGTAATGGGGAGTCCTGCCCCGATGGCCGCAGCCATTGGTTCATTGGCTAAGTAGACCTCCCTACACCCGGCCGACTCTGCTGACTCCTTCACCGCCCTCCTCTCCACCGGGGTGATCCCCGAGGGGACACAGACGACCACACGGGGGCGGACGAAGGATCTGCGATTGTGGGCCCTGAAGATAAAATAACGGAGCATCTGCTCTGTTATCTCAAAATCGGCGATGACCCCATCTTTCATCGGACGTATGGGGATGATATTCCCAGGGGTCCTTCCCAACATGCCCTTCGCCTCCTCCCCGATGGCGAGGATTTTCTGATTCCCCCTGGGGTCGCGATACACGGCCACGACCGAAGGCTCATTGGACACTATCCCCTTTCCCTTGACATAGACCAAGGTGTTGGCTGTCCCGAGATCAATGGCCAGATCGGTGGAAAAGAGGCTCATAACAGCATCAAACATAATCTCCCCCTTTTTTATATACAATATAACCTAACAAATAAGCCCCTCAGAATCAAGAGGAAATGAAGGCCCTTTTAACAAAAAAGGTTGACTTCCCTTGCCCCTTGTGATAGAAGTCTACCATAAAGGAGCGTAATAATGGTCAGGTACTCTTGCCTCAATTGGTGGCGTAAGGAAAAATAGAGGGGGAGTGGCCTGGCCAATGAAGTAACTGAGAGATAAAGAAGGAAAAGACAAGGGGGTCATAGGCCACTTCAAAAGGCTTATGGCCCTAATTTTTTGACCACTTGTGCGGGGTTGAGGAGATGAAACAGAGAAGATCAGTAGGTAAGGTCCTCATGGGAAATGAGGCCATGGCGTGGGGAATCATAGAGGCTGGGGCCACGGCGGCAACCTCCTACCCCGGAACCCCTGCCTCTGAGATCATGGAGACGGTGTGCCGGATAAAGGAGGAGCACAGTTTGAATATCCATACCGAATGGTCGGTGAACGAAAAGGTAGCCTTTGAGGTGGCCCTGACCAATAGCTACCTAGGCAGAAGGTCAGCCGTTATGATGAAACAGATGGGATTAAATGTGGCCTTAGATCCCTTGATGAGTTCTGCTTACACAGGCGTAAGGGGTGGTTTTGTCCTCATCGCCGCCGATGATCCTGGGCCTTATAGCTCCCAGACAGAGCAGGATAGCAGATACCTAGCGACCTTTGCCAAGATACCCGTTTTTGACCCCTCCTGCCCTCAAGAGGCCAAGGAGATGGTGAAAAGGGCCTTCGAACTCTCTGAGGAATATGAGATACCGGTGATGATGAGACCGACCTCCTGGGTATGCCACTCCCGCCAGGGGGTTGTCTTGGACAAGATAGAAGGGAGAAACGAAACTCCCTCTTTCAAAAAGGACCCCCAGCGTTGGGCAGCAACCCCAAGATTCAGATATCTTCTGCACAAGGAGCTAAACAGAAAGATCAGAGAGATCTCTCTCCGAAACCACCCATCCCCCATCTCCGCCCCTGGGGGGGCGGAGATGGCTGTGGTGGCCTCAGGGGTCCCCTATGCCTATGCTTACGATGTCGTCAAGGCCATGGGGCTGGAGGAAAGGGTGGCCTTGTACAAGGTCGACCTCCCCTACCCCCTGGGCCAGGAGATAGATGAACTTGTACAAATCCATCCACAGACCTTGATATTGGAGGAGACCTATCCCGTGATAGAGCTTCAGATAGGCTGCAGGGAGGGAGTCAGGGGAAGGTTGGACCTCACCATCCCCTCCGAGGGAGAACTAACCCCAGACATCATCGCCCACCTCTTCGCCACCCTCTTGGGTGAAGGGGTGGGGGAGGTGAGGATCCCCCCTGAGGGGGGGAGGAAACCGAGTTTGTGCCCTGGCTGCCCTCACCGGGCGGCATTCTGGGCCCTAAAAAAGGCCTTGCCCCAGGGGATATATCCCGGCGATATAGGCTGTTATACCCTGGGGTTGAATCTCAAGGCCGTGGACACCTGCCTGTGCATGGGTGCAAGCGTCAATCAAGCCGCAGGCCTTTACCACTCTTTTAAACAGGGACAAAAGAGTGTCCCACCCATTGTTGCCACCATCGGAGACTCTACCTTCTTCCATGCAGGGATCACAGGTTTGATCAACGCCGTCCACCAAGGGGCCTCCTTTGTCCTTCTCATCCTGGACAATGGGACGGTGGCCATGACTGGTGGACAACCCACACCAGCAGGGGGTGGTCCGGGTAAAAGTATACAGATAGAGGAGGTAGTTAGAGGGTGTGGGGTGGACTTCATCCGGACAGTGGACCCCTATGACATCCCCCTCCTGATTCAACTTTTAAAGGAGGCGGACCACTATGCACGAGGCGAGGAGAAGGGGGTAGCGGTGATCATCGCCAGGCACCCTTGCCTGATCTATGGGGCTAGGGATGAGAAAAAGGGGGGGGGTGAGATCTTTATCGGAGAGGAATGTGATCTTTGTGGTCTGTGCACGGAGAGGTTCGAATGCCCAGCCTTGTGCAAAGGCCCTCAAGGGGGACCCATTATCATCAAGACCTTATGTACCAACTGCGGCGCCTGCCTTTACGTATGCCCGCAGGGGGCGATAAAGAGGGTGTAAAAATGGATCTCCAAATGGTCATCGCTGGTCTGGGAGGGGAGGGAATCATTTTTATGACCCGTGTCTTGGTAGAGGGCCTCTACCGATGTGGCCAACCCGTGATCTCAACGGAGACCCACGGCATGGCCATGAGGGGAGGATCGGTGATATCACAGATCAAGATTGGGGATTACCAGAGCCCCCTGATCCGTTATGGGGAGGCCGACCTTTTAGTGGGGACCTCTCTCGAAGAGGCCCACAGGAATCTCCCCTACCTCAAAGAGGGGGGGATAATCATTAAAAATACACCTCAAAAAGGGGTCCATTGTATCGATGCCAGCGCAATAGCTCACAAGATAGGCAATCCCAGGGGAGGTAATTTGGTCCTCCTGGGATATGTCTTAGCCCATCTTGTTCCGGCCATCTCCATTGAACCCTTCCTAGAGGTCACTGGAGAACTCACCCCAGAGAAGTTTCTTACAGGCAATCTAAAGGCCTTACAGGAGGGATGGCAGGTAGTTTTGCAAGGTAATAAGGAGGAGGACAAAGCGGAGGAGGGGAATCAGGCGGCACGGGAAAATTGACGCTCTTTCCTGCGCATCCTGCGGATGGCCTTGGCCCTCTTCAGCCTTACCCTTTCTCCCTTGCTGATAAAGTAGGAGTGCTTCTTTAAGGCAGGCTGGATGTTCCTTTGAAAATCCTTCTTGAGCCTTTTGAGCATCTTCTCAAGTTCATCTCTCTCAGTCATCCAATCCCCTCCTTTCCTTTCAGAGTCTTTCCGCCCCTGCTATTAATCCTCCGATGACCTCGTTTTACTTTTTAAAATAAAATTATAAACCATCTGCGATATATTTTCAACCCCCTAACAGGACCAAACAGATCTTTTCCCATCCTCGAATCCTTGAATCCCCCTTTGGGAAATGGTATCTTCATTAGCGGGGAGGATTAAACCTTTTCACCTTTCTGGTGTCATAAAAAATATGAGGTAACCATGGGAGGGGAAACCCAACTGGTGGAGAGGGTGCTGAGGGGGGAAGAGGGGGCCTTTGAGGAGCTGGTCATGATGTATCAAGCACCTATCTATTATCTCACCCTCCGCTTCGTCAGGGATGAGCAAGCGGCAGCAGACCTGGCCCAAACCACCTTCTTTAGGGCCTTCCAGGGGCTCTGGGGCTTCCGCCAAGGGGCGAGTTTTAAGACGTGGCTCTATCGCATCGCCATCAACCTTTGCAAAAATTACCTACGAGATCATGGAAAGGAGAAGTTTAAGGATTGGAGTGATATCGATCCGCCCTCATCCGCTAACCCCTTACAGAAACTTATAGAAAATGAGGAACAGAAGCTCCTCTTGCGGGCCTGGGGACGACTACCCGAGAGACAGCGACTCACCTTGACGCTGAGGGTGCAAGAAGGGATGAAGTACAGGGAGATAGCGGAGGTCTTGGGATGTTCCGTGGGGACGGTAAAGGCAAATTTTCACCACGCCCTTATCAAATTGAAGGAGATCTTCCAGGAGGGCTGAGATGAGATGCCATAAGGTGGAGAAGTTATTGCCGGACTACATCGGCGATGAGCTATCGGCTGAGCAGAGGAGACAAATCGACCAACATATAGAAGGATGCCCCAACTGCAGAAATAGCTTAGGGATGTTAAGGAAAATCTGGGATGGACTTGCCCATCAACCCCTCCCTCAAAGGGGAGAGGAGTTCTGGCAGGAGTTTACCCGGGGCGTTATGAGGGAGATAAGGGGGGGACAAACTATGCCCTCTAAGGAAAAAAGGGGCTTTGCCCTCCCAGGATGGAGATTCTTTCTCCCTGCGGCGGCGGCCCTGCTCATCATTGTGGGGGTAATCGTTTTAAAAGGTGGCCTTTGGGGACCCTTTAATGGGGAACAGCAAAGTCCATGGGCCTTTTTTGAGGAGCAGGAGGTCCTGGTTGAGGTGGTCCATCACCTTTCCTTTGGGCCCATGGCCATGGAAGGAGAAGGCCCCCCGGGTGGGATTACCCTGAAAGAGTC
It encodes:
- the rpsU gene encoding 30S ribosomal protein S21; the encoded protein is MTERDELEKMLKRLKKDFQRNIQPALKKHSYFISKGERVRLKRAKAIRRMRRKERQFSRAA
- a CDS encoding zf-HC2 domain-containing protein, whose product is MRCHKVEKLLPDYIGDELSAEQRRQIDQHIEGCPNCRNSLGMLRKIWDGLAHQPLPQRGEEFWQEFTRGVMREIRGGQTMPSKEKRGFALPGWRFFLPAAAALLIIVGVIVLKGGLWGPFNGEQQSPWAFFEEQEVLVEVVHHLSFGPMAMEGEGPPGGITLKESPLLAEGLRPPLKPTETAAIAEALTLLFGEDDLYGELEELQEEDLEEFCQLLSSRYPSS
- a CDS encoding sigma-70 family RNA polymerase sigma factor, with product MGGETQLVERVLRGEEGAFEELVMMYQAPIYYLTLRFVRDEQAAADLAQTTFFRAFQGLWGFRQGASFKTWLYRIAINLCKNYLRDHGKEKFKDWSDIDPPSSANPLQKLIENEEQKLLLRAWGRLPERQRLTLTLRVQEGMKYREIAEVLGCSVGTVKANFHHALIKLKEIFQEG
- a CDS encoding 2-oxoacid:acceptor oxidoreductase family protein, translating into MDLQMVIAGLGGEGIIFMTRVLVEGLYRCGQPVISTETHGMAMRGGSVISQIKIGDYQSPLIRYGEADLLVGTSLEEAHRNLPYLKEGGIIIKNTPQKGVHCIDASAIAHKIGNPRGGNLVLLGYVLAHLVPAISIEPFLEVTGELTPEKFLTGNLKALQEGWQVVLQGNKEEDKAEEGNQAAREN